The Lactiplantibacillus brownii genome contains the following window.
CAATTTAAATCGATTCACCACGGCAATTCAACGCTAATGTGCGCATTAAAGTCTTGCTGGCGCTTTAGTTTGGCTAACCGGGCGGCCTGCCGCTCTTGATAGCCCTGAGCAACAAACGTGTATTCTGGTTTATCAGCGACTAACAGTGGTAATTCAATATTACGGTCCGTCACCACGAACGTTGAAAAGCAGGTCAATCCCAAAAACCGTTCGCCGGTCTTCAAGTGTTCACCAATAATTTTAGTAAATACCTCGATTGAGCGGTGACCAACGCCCGAAACGTAAGATTCCGCACACATTGAGTCTTGTAACCGAAACGGCAATAAAAAATTGACCTGATCGACTGACACGGTCACCGTCTCAATTCGAGCCACTCGCGATGCGGCAATCGATGAATTATCATCGATAGTCGCCAAGATTTTTCCGCCGAAAACCGTGTCGTGCTCATTCAAGTCAGCTGAAAACACACGGTGATTGCTAATTGATAAAGTCTGTGAAATATGAATTGGTTCCATGTCTGCACCCCGTCATCTTTAATTATTTTTATTTATATCACTGCAAACGACCTACAATGTGATTAAAACAGACTAGCCAGCTCGATTGTTGTTCGGACACG
Protein-coding sequences here:
- a CDS encoding acyl-CoA thioesterase, with the translated sequence MEPIHISQTLSISNHRVFSADLNEHDTVFGGKILATIDDNSSIAASRVARIETVTVSVDQVNFLLPFRLQDSMCAESYVSGVGHRSIEVFTKIIGEHLKTGERFLGLTCFSTFVVTDRNIELPLLVADKPEYTFVAQGYQERQAARLAKLKRQQDFNAHISVELPW